In Bufo gargarizans isolate SCDJY-AF-19 chromosome 5, ASM1485885v1, whole genome shotgun sequence, the following are encoded in one genomic region:
- the LPIN2 gene encoding phosphatidate phosphatase LPIN2 isoform X2: protein MFHLDSNHESEFTEDSDDYEGDQAGTSGSLLYQTMNYVGQLAGQVLVTVRELYKGINQATLSGCIDVIVVRQQDGTYLCSPFHVRFGKLGVLRSKEKVIDIEINGEPVDLHMKLGDNGEAFFVQETEEENEEVPAYLATSPIPTEAHFFKNVHIHVPNSGEELKASASSHAFEAENITTGSVKKKKRKRRRIKHDKKEDVPAPSGAEEIFEIEISSDEESPAQRASSSSALKEEEYRESFICHSSDHYALSDGDWSPQDSGYCQSAGPKSDSELEVKPTDSLLRGEPQMEWTWGGFPESAKVSKKERTDHLRMATITPSENTHFRVISSEALSGEIVGEAFIEDSICTVLRPEPRPHSISVQVEPNQPPLSETPPSSPNVEEPLSLEAADTVSDVKPSLKTHSPSKKKGVRKRSQHQGPGDIYLDDLNVLEPQVAALYFPKSDSDPSSRPWMESETLSGSQSPQSVGSAAADSGTECLSDSPMDLPDVTLSLCGGLSDNGEISKEKFKEHIITYQQFAENPGIIDNPNLVVRIYNRYYNWVLAAPMILSLQVFQKSLPKNTIESWVKEKMPKQSRRWWFWRKRDSMVKQPNTTEEKLDAELNSEQRSEINEPSKVRPSSEDNSSSDEEELKQIILEPAPVEYQSHPGSTSYRKTLRLSSDQIEKLNLRDGPNDIMFSITTQYQGTCRCEGTIYLWNWNDKIIISDIDGTITKSDALGQILPQLGKDWTHQGIAKLYHSINENGYKFLYCSARAIGMADMTRGYLHWVNDRGTILPRGPLMLSPSSLFSAFHREVIEKKPEKFKIACLNDIKNLFGPLQQPFYAAFGNRPNDVFAYVQVGVQDCRIFTVNPKGELIQERTKGNKTTYTRLSELVEHVFPLLDKEQNCAFSCPEFSSFCYWRDPLPEFDLADLT, encoded by the exons tatCAAACTATGAACTATGTGGGACAGCTTGCCGGGCAGGTCCTGGTGACCGTTAGGGAGCTCTACAAGGGTATTAACCAGGCTACACTATCGGGGTGCATTGATGTGATCGTCGTCCGTCAGCAAGATGGCACCTACTTGTGCTCACCTTTCCATGTCCGCTTTGGGAAGTTAGGAGTCCTGCGGTCCAAGGAGAAAGTG attgacattgaaatcaatggggaaccTGTAGACCTGCACATGAAACTTGGTGACAATGGAGAAGCATTTTTTGTACAAGAAACTGAAGAAGAAAAC GAAGAAGTCCCTGCATACTTGGCTACCTCACCAATTCCCACAGAGGCTCATTTTTTTAAGAATGTCCACATCCATGTGCCAAACTCTGGAGAAGAACTGAAGGCTTCTGCATCATCTCATGCGTTTGAGGCTGAGAACATTACAACTGgatctgtgaaaaagaaaaaaaggaagagaagGCGAATAAAACATGATAAAAAGGAAGATGTTCCTGCTCCTTCAGGAGCTGAGGAAATCTTTGAGATTGAAATAAGCTCCGATGAAGAAAGTCCAGCTCAGAG GGCATCCTCAAGCTCTGCATTAAAGGAGGAGGAGTACAGAGAGTCTTTCATCTGCCATTCTTCAGATCATTACGCACTATCAGATGGAGACTGGTCTCCACAGGACAG TGGCTATTGCCAGTCTGCAGGTCCAAAGAGCGATTCAGAGCTGGAAGTCAAACCTACGGACTCCCTGCTCAGAGGGGAGCCCCAGATGGAGTGGACATGGGGTGGGTTCCCAGAGTCGGCCAAG GTCAGCAAAAAGGAAAGGACAGACCACCTACGGATGGCCACAATTACACCATCTGAAAACACGCACTTTAGGGTGATTAGTTCTGAGGCGCTGTCTGGGGAAATCGTGGGAGAAGCATTTATAGAGGACTCCATTTGCACTGTGCTTAGACCAGAACCACGACCTCATTCCATCAGTGTTCAAGTTGAACCCAACCAGCCGCCATTATCTGAAACCCCTCCAAGCTCCCCAAATGTGGAGGAGCCTCTTTCCTTGGAGGCTGCTGATACAGTTTCTGATGTGAAGCCTTCACTAAAAACACACTCTCCAAGCAAGAAGAAAG GTGTACGGAAGAGAAGCCAGCATCAAGGACCGGGGGACATTTATCTGGATGATTTAAATGTTTTAGAACCTCAAGTGGCTGCACTTTATTTCCCCAAAAG TGACTCGGACCCTAGTTCCAGGCCGTGGATGGAGTCGGAAACCCTATCAGGATCTCAGTCTCCACAGTCTGTCGGTAGTGCTGCCGCAGATAGTGGTACTGAGTGCCTCTCTGATTCCCCCATGGACTTGCCAGATGTCACACTGTCTCTTTGTGGTGGTCTGAGTGACAATGGAGAGATCTCTAAAG AGAAGTTCAAGGAGCATATTATTACCTATCAGCAGTTTGCAGAGAACCCAGGAATCATTGACAATCCTAATCTTGTTGTGAGGATCTATAACAG GTATTATAACTGGGTGTTGGCAGCTCCTATGATCCTGAGTCTACAAGTGTTCCAGAAAAGCTTGCCCAAG AACACAATTGAATCATGGGTGAAGGAAAAGATGCCAAAACAATCAAGGAGATGGTGGTTCTGGAGAAAGAGGGATAGCATGGTTAAACAG CCTAACACAACGGAAGAAAAGCTGGATGCCGAATTGAACTCCGAGCAAAGATCAGAAATAAACGAGCCATCAAAAGTCCG GCCGTCTTCTGAGGACAACTCGTCAAGCGATGAAGAGGAATTGAAGCAGATAATACTTGAGCCTGCTCCTGTGGAGTATCAGAGTCATCCTGGAAGCACCTCTTATCGAAAGACCTTGCGCTTGTCTTCAGACCAAATT GAAAAACTGAACCTCCGTGATGGTCCGAATGATATTATGTTTAGCATAACGACGCAGTATCAGGGCACGTGCCGATGTGAGGGCACCATTTATCTGTGGAACTGGAACGACAAGATCATCATTTCTGACATTGATGGGACAATAACGAA gtcAGACGCCTTAGGCCAGATTCTTCCTCAGCTTGGGAAGGATTGGACACATCAGGGCATTGCCAAGCTCTACCACTCCATAAATGA AAATGGATACAAATTTCTGTATTGCTCCGCCCGTGCAATTGGCATGGCAGACATGACTAGGGGCTACTTGCACTGGGTAAATGACAGAGGCACTATACTTCCAAGAGGACCTTTGATGTTGTCTCCAAGCAGCCTTTTCTCTGCATTCCACAG GGAAGTCATAGAGAAGAAACCTGAAAAGTTCAAGATAGCGTGCCTCAATGATATTAAAAACTTGTTTGGTCCACTTCAGCAACCCTTTTATGCCGCTTTCGGAAACCGTCCTAAT GATGTTTTTGCTTATGTGCAAGTTGGAGTCCAAGACTGCCGAATATTTACTGTCAATCCAAAAGGAGAATTAATACAAGAGAGGACAAAAGGAAACAAGACGAC
- the LPIN2 gene encoding phosphatidate phosphatase LPIN2 isoform X1 encodes MFHLDSNHESEFTEDSDDYEGDQAGTSGSLLYQTMNYVGQLAGQVLVTVRELYKGINQATLSGCIDVIVVRQQDGTYLCSPFHVRFGKLGVLRSKEKVIDIEINGEPVDLHMKLGDNGEAFFVQETEEENVPLGTTGICHMIDMAEHVSQEEVPAYLATSPIPTEAHFFKNVHIHVPNSGEELKASASSHAFEAENITTGSVKKKKRKRRRIKHDKKEDVPAPSGAEEIFEIEISSDEESPAQRASSSSALKEEEYRESFICHSSDHYALSDGDWSPQDSGYCQSAGPKSDSELEVKPTDSLLRGEPQMEWTWGGFPESAKVSKKERTDHLRMATITPSENTHFRVISSEALSGEIVGEAFIEDSICTVLRPEPRPHSISVQVEPNQPPLSETPPSSPNVEEPLSLEAADTVSDVKPSLKTHSPSKKKGVRKRSQHQGPGDIYLDDLNVLEPQVAALYFPKSDSDPSSRPWMESETLSGSQSPQSVGSAAADSGTECLSDSPMDLPDVTLSLCGGLSDNGEISKEKFKEHIITYQQFAENPGIIDNPNLVVRIYNRYYNWVLAAPMILSLQVFQKSLPKNTIESWVKEKMPKQSRRWWFWRKRDSMVKQPNTTEEKLDAELNSEQRSEINEPSKVRPSSEDNSSSDEEELKQIILEPAPVEYQSHPGSTSYRKTLRLSSDQIEKLNLRDGPNDIMFSITTQYQGTCRCEGTIYLWNWNDKIIISDIDGTITKSDALGQILPQLGKDWTHQGIAKLYHSINENGYKFLYCSARAIGMADMTRGYLHWVNDRGTILPRGPLMLSPSSLFSAFHREVIEKKPEKFKIACLNDIKNLFGPLQQPFYAAFGNRPNDVFAYVQVGVQDCRIFTVNPKGELIQERTKGNKTTYTRLSELVEHVFPLLDKEQNCAFSCPEFSSFCYWRDPLPEFDLADLT; translated from the exons tatCAAACTATGAACTATGTGGGACAGCTTGCCGGGCAGGTCCTGGTGACCGTTAGGGAGCTCTACAAGGGTATTAACCAGGCTACACTATCGGGGTGCATTGATGTGATCGTCGTCCGTCAGCAAGATGGCACCTACTTGTGCTCACCTTTCCATGTCCGCTTTGGGAAGTTAGGAGTCCTGCGGTCCAAGGAGAAAGTG attgacattgaaatcaatggggaaccTGTAGACCTGCACATGAAACTTGGTGACAATGGAGAAGCATTTTTTGTACAAGAAACTGAAGAAGAAAAC GTACCTTTGGGCACCACCGGTATCTGTCACATGATTGACATGGCAGAGCACGTGTCGCAG GAAGAAGTCCCTGCATACTTGGCTACCTCACCAATTCCCACAGAGGCTCATTTTTTTAAGAATGTCCACATCCATGTGCCAAACTCTGGAGAAGAACTGAAGGCTTCTGCATCATCTCATGCGTTTGAGGCTGAGAACATTACAACTGgatctgtgaaaaagaaaaaaaggaagagaagGCGAATAAAACATGATAAAAAGGAAGATGTTCCTGCTCCTTCAGGAGCTGAGGAAATCTTTGAGATTGAAATAAGCTCCGATGAAGAAAGTCCAGCTCAGAG GGCATCCTCAAGCTCTGCATTAAAGGAGGAGGAGTACAGAGAGTCTTTCATCTGCCATTCTTCAGATCATTACGCACTATCAGATGGAGACTGGTCTCCACAGGACAG TGGCTATTGCCAGTCTGCAGGTCCAAAGAGCGATTCAGAGCTGGAAGTCAAACCTACGGACTCCCTGCTCAGAGGGGAGCCCCAGATGGAGTGGACATGGGGTGGGTTCCCAGAGTCGGCCAAG GTCAGCAAAAAGGAAAGGACAGACCACCTACGGATGGCCACAATTACACCATCTGAAAACACGCACTTTAGGGTGATTAGTTCTGAGGCGCTGTCTGGGGAAATCGTGGGAGAAGCATTTATAGAGGACTCCATTTGCACTGTGCTTAGACCAGAACCACGACCTCATTCCATCAGTGTTCAAGTTGAACCCAACCAGCCGCCATTATCTGAAACCCCTCCAAGCTCCCCAAATGTGGAGGAGCCTCTTTCCTTGGAGGCTGCTGATACAGTTTCTGATGTGAAGCCTTCACTAAAAACACACTCTCCAAGCAAGAAGAAAG GTGTACGGAAGAGAAGCCAGCATCAAGGACCGGGGGACATTTATCTGGATGATTTAAATGTTTTAGAACCTCAAGTGGCTGCACTTTATTTCCCCAAAAG TGACTCGGACCCTAGTTCCAGGCCGTGGATGGAGTCGGAAACCCTATCAGGATCTCAGTCTCCACAGTCTGTCGGTAGTGCTGCCGCAGATAGTGGTACTGAGTGCCTCTCTGATTCCCCCATGGACTTGCCAGATGTCACACTGTCTCTTTGTGGTGGTCTGAGTGACAATGGAGAGATCTCTAAAG AGAAGTTCAAGGAGCATATTATTACCTATCAGCAGTTTGCAGAGAACCCAGGAATCATTGACAATCCTAATCTTGTTGTGAGGATCTATAACAG GTATTATAACTGGGTGTTGGCAGCTCCTATGATCCTGAGTCTACAAGTGTTCCAGAAAAGCTTGCCCAAG AACACAATTGAATCATGGGTGAAGGAAAAGATGCCAAAACAATCAAGGAGATGGTGGTTCTGGAGAAAGAGGGATAGCATGGTTAAACAG CCTAACACAACGGAAGAAAAGCTGGATGCCGAATTGAACTCCGAGCAAAGATCAGAAATAAACGAGCCATCAAAAGTCCG GCCGTCTTCTGAGGACAACTCGTCAAGCGATGAAGAGGAATTGAAGCAGATAATACTTGAGCCTGCTCCTGTGGAGTATCAGAGTCATCCTGGAAGCACCTCTTATCGAAAGACCTTGCGCTTGTCTTCAGACCAAATT GAAAAACTGAACCTCCGTGATGGTCCGAATGATATTATGTTTAGCATAACGACGCAGTATCAGGGCACGTGCCGATGTGAGGGCACCATTTATCTGTGGAACTGGAACGACAAGATCATCATTTCTGACATTGATGGGACAATAACGAA gtcAGACGCCTTAGGCCAGATTCTTCCTCAGCTTGGGAAGGATTGGACACATCAGGGCATTGCCAAGCTCTACCACTCCATAAATGA AAATGGATACAAATTTCTGTATTGCTCCGCCCGTGCAATTGGCATGGCAGACATGACTAGGGGCTACTTGCACTGGGTAAATGACAGAGGCACTATACTTCCAAGAGGACCTTTGATGTTGTCTCCAAGCAGCCTTTTCTCTGCATTCCACAG GGAAGTCATAGAGAAGAAACCTGAAAAGTTCAAGATAGCGTGCCTCAATGATATTAAAAACTTGTTTGGTCCACTTCAGCAACCCTTTTATGCCGCTTTCGGAAACCGTCCTAAT GATGTTTTTGCTTATGTGCAAGTTGGAGTCCAAGACTGCCGAATATTTACTGTCAATCCAAAAGGAGAATTAATACAAGAGAGGACAAAAGGAAACAAGACGAC
- the LPIN2 gene encoding phosphatidate phosphatase LPIN2 isoform X3 gives MNYVGQLAGQVLVTVRELYKGINQATLSGCIDVIVVRQQDGTYLCSPFHVRFGKLGVLRSKEKVIDIEINGEPVDLHMKLGDNGEAFFVQETEEENVPLGTTGICHMIDMAEHVSQEEVPAYLATSPIPTEAHFFKNVHIHVPNSGEELKASASSHAFEAENITTGSVKKKKRKRRRIKHDKKEDVPAPSGAEEIFEIEISSDEESPAQRASSSSALKEEEYRESFICHSSDHYALSDGDWSPQDSGYCQSAGPKSDSELEVKPTDSLLRGEPQMEWTWGGFPESAKVSKKERTDHLRMATITPSENTHFRVISSEALSGEIVGEAFIEDSICTVLRPEPRPHSISVQVEPNQPPLSETPPSSPNVEEPLSLEAADTVSDVKPSLKTHSPSKKKGVRKRSQHQGPGDIYLDDLNVLEPQVAALYFPKSDSDPSSRPWMESETLSGSQSPQSVGSAAADSGTECLSDSPMDLPDVTLSLCGGLSDNGEISKEKFKEHIITYQQFAENPGIIDNPNLVVRIYNRYYNWVLAAPMILSLQVFQKSLPKNTIESWVKEKMPKQSRRWWFWRKRDSMVKQPNTTEEKLDAELNSEQRSEINEPSKVRPSSEDNSSSDEEELKQIILEPAPVEYQSHPGSTSYRKTLRLSSDQIEKLNLRDGPNDIMFSITTQYQGTCRCEGTIYLWNWNDKIIISDIDGTITKSDALGQILPQLGKDWTHQGIAKLYHSINENGYKFLYCSARAIGMADMTRGYLHWVNDRGTILPRGPLMLSPSSLFSAFHREVIEKKPEKFKIACLNDIKNLFGPLQQPFYAAFGNRPNDVFAYVQVGVQDCRIFTVNPKGELIQERTKGNKTTYTRLSELVEHVFPLLDKEQNCAFSCPEFSSFCYWRDPLPEFDLADLT, from the exons ATGAACTATGTGGGACAGCTTGCCGGGCAGGTCCTGGTGACCGTTAGGGAGCTCTACAAGGGTATTAACCAGGCTACACTATCGGGGTGCATTGATGTGATCGTCGTCCGTCAGCAAGATGGCACCTACTTGTGCTCACCTTTCCATGTCCGCTTTGGGAAGTTAGGAGTCCTGCGGTCCAAGGAGAAAGTG attgacattgaaatcaatggggaaccTGTAGACCTGCACATGAAACTTGGTGACAATGGAGAAGCATTTTTTGTACAAGAAACTGAAGAAGAAAAC GTACCTTTGGGCACCACCGGTATCTGTCACATGATTGACATGGCAGAGCACGTGTCGCAG GAAGAAGTCCCTGCATACTTGGCTACCTCACCAATTCCCACAGAGGCTCATTTTTTTAAGAATGTCCACATCCATGTGCCAAACTCTGGAGAAGAACTGAAGGCTTCTGCATCATCTCATGCGTTTGAGGCTGAGAACATTACAACTGgatctgtgaaaaagaaaaaaaggaagagaagGCGAATAAAACATGATAAAAAGGAAGATGTTCCTGCTCCTTCAGGAGCTGAGGAAATCTTTGAGATTGAAATAAGCTCCGATGAAGAAAGTCCAGCTCAGAG GGCATCCTCAAGCTCTGCATTAAAGGAGGAGGAGTACAGAGAGTCTTTCATCTGCCATTCTTCAGATCATTACGCACTATCAGATGGAGACTGGTCTCCACAGGACAG TGGCTATTGCCAGTCTGCAGGTCCAAAGAGCGATTCAGAGCTGGAAGTCAAACCTACGGACTCCCTGCTCAGAGGGGAGCCCCAGATGGAGTGGACATGGGGTGGGTTCCCAGAGTCGGCCAAG GTCAGCAAAAAGGAAAGGACAGACCACCTACGGATGGCCACAATTACACCATCTGAAAACACGCACTTTAGGGTGATTAGTTCTGAGGCGCTGTCTGGGGAAATCGTGGGAGAAGCATTTATAGAGGACTCCATTTGCACTGTGCTTAGACCAGAACCACGACCTCATTCCATCAGTGTTCAAGTTGAACCCAACCAGCCGCCATTATCTGAAACCCCTCCAAGCTCCCCAAATGTGGAGGAGCCTCTTTCCTTGGAGGCTGCTGATACAGTTTCTGATGTGAAGCCTTCACTAAAAACACACTCTCCAAGCAAGAAGAAAG GTGTACGGAAGAGAAGCCAGCATCAAGGACCGGGGGACATTTATCTGGATGATTTAAATGTTTTAGAACCTCAAGTGGCTGCACTTTATTTCCCCAAAAG TGACTCGGACCCTAGTTCCAGGCCGTGGATGGAGTCGGAAACCCTATCAGGATCTCAGTCTCCACAGTCTGTCGGTAGTGCTGCCGCAGATAGTGGTACTGAGTGCCTCTCTGATTCCCCCATGGACTTGCCAGATGTCACACTGTCTCTTTGTGGTGGTCTGAGTGACAATGGAGAGATCTCTAAAG AGAAGTTCAAGGAGCATATTATTACCTATCAGCAGTTTGCAGAGAACCCAGGAATCATTGACAATCCTAATCTTGTTGTGAGGATCTATAACAG GTATTATAACTGGGTGTTGGCAGCTCCTATGATCCTGAGTCTACAAGTGTTCCAGAAAAGCTTGCCCAAG AACACAATTGAATCATGGGTGAAGGAAAAGATGCCAAAACAATCAAGGAGATGGTGGTTCTGGAGAAAGAGGGATAGCATGGTTAAACAG CCTAACACAACGGAAGAAAAGCTGGATGCCGAATTGAACTCCGAGCAAAGATCAGAAATAAACGAGCCATCAAAAGTCCG GCCGTCTTCTGAGGACAACTCGTCAAGCGATGAAGAGGAATTGAAGCAGATAATACTTGAGCCTGCTCCTGTGGAGTATCAGAGTCATCCTGGAAGCACCTCTTATCGAAAGACCTTGCGCTTGTCTTCAGACCAAATT GAAAAACTGAACCTCCGTGATGGTCCGAATGATATTATGTTTAGCATAACGACGCAGTATCAGGGCACGTGCCGATGTGAGGGCACCATTTATCTGTGGAACTGGAACGACAAGATCATCATTTCTGACATTGATGGGACAATAACGAA gtcAGACGCCTTAGGCCAGATTCTTCCTCAGCTTGGGAAGGATTGGACACATCAGGGCATTGCCAAGCTCTACCACTCCATAAATGA AAATGGATACAAATTTCTGTATTGCTCCGCCCGTGCAATTGGCATGGCAGACATGACTAGGGGCTACTTGCACTGGGTAAATGACAGAGGCACTATACTTCCAAGAGGACCTTTGATGTTGTCTCCAAGCAGCCTTTTCTCTGCATTCCACAG GGAAGTCATAGAGAAGAAACCTGAAAAGTTCAAGATAGCGTGCCTCAATGATATTAAAAACTTGTTTGGTCCACTTCAGCAACCCTTTTATGCCGCTTTCGGAAACCGTCCTAAT GATGTTTTTGCTTATGTGCAAGTTGGAGTCCAAGACTGCCGAATATTTACTGTCAATCCAAAAGGAGAATTAATACAAGAGAGGACAAAAGGAAACAAGACGAC